One Nicotiana tomentosiformis chromosome 4, ASM39032v3, whole genome shotgun sequence genomic window carries:
- the LOC138910157 gene encoding uncharacterized protein: protein MGLRSIQPYALHRVLRQLDRYQTVPYDEDLSQQIIELCPKATFPEERVRQIWHQCRFLEPQTQVRDLSMGEVGSNYAIWYGKKSRVDQELEQPAKRPHVQQFTDGAREQWVWLAKEKEYRTTINKLEEQIEKIKFDSSLQATEDEGEKKRLARENEALRAQIQRMKIAVETPVRSERDEKIITNLRRKVHDYGFDLTKAEKDLLNAQAKLAKSAEEHARLAHQLKQKYDKEVAILQKKLVALENEMVKQIKDFKTEREHCYALIYQLQESLQQLQDQNNTDTQVLEARARIHAAS from the coding sequence ATGGGTCTTCGGAGTATTCAGCCATATGCCCTGCATCGGGTCCTACGCCAATTGGATAGGTACCAAACAGTCCCCTATGACGAAGATTTAAGTCAACAGATTATTGAACTATGCCCAAAAGCCACATTTCCAGAAGAAAGGGTTCGTCAGATTTGGCACCAATGTAGGTTCTTGGAACCACAGACTCAAGTACGAGATTTGTCTATGGGTGAAGTAGGATCCAACTACGCCATATGGTATGGTAAAAAAAGTCGGGTCGATCAAGAGCTAGAACAGCCCGCCAAAAGGccccatgtccaacaattcaccgatggagcacgagagcaatgggtttggttagctaaagaaaaggaataccgGACTACTATAAACAAACTAGaagaacaaattgaaaaaatcaaatttgatagtagtttgcaggcaactgaagatgaaggggaaaagaagaggttggctagggaaaatgaagcccttcgagcCCAAATCCAGAGAATGAAAATAGCCGTTGAGACACCGGTAAGAAGTGAGAGAGATGAAAAAATTATAACCAACCTAAGGCGGAAAGTGCATGATTATGGTTTTGACTTGACAAAGGCCGAAAAGGACTTGTTAAATGCTCAAGCAAAGTTGGCCAAAAGTGCAGAAGAACACGCTAGATTAGCCcaccagttgaagcagaaatatgacaaagaagtagcAATTTTACAGAAAAAGTTGGTTGCCCTAGAAAATGAAATGGTCAAGCAAATAAAGGATTTCAAGacagaaagagagcattgctatgcATTGATTTACCAACTACAAGAAAGCCTGCAACAGTTACAAGACCAAAACAACACAGATACACAAGTGTTAGAGGCTCGGGCCcggattcatgcggcgtcatga